One Megalopta genalis isolate 19385.01 chromosome 5, iyMegGena1_principal, whole genome shotgun sequence DNA window includes the following coding sequences:
- the Asx gene encoding transcriptional regulator additional sex combs isoform X1 has translation MDTDVELGKGEGCETSPGCSGYSSMVHSKKVIKHALRQQAKRRRKNTTIAAGNSRTLPRIVVKPLPPPPPNDPPSPVNNVQHINTTTEEPAATMREVLASLPGFSLKSGRRRSTKRLSATAQLEAGLVDLESPASILASTSLRALLNRHTFQGLPPLYQRKLAQLLPAVDRQDAATSGLNNEFFARACLEWRKRLAEGEFTPENQQRLKMEAERDKNKLDPWKVKHFEPIWGEKREPKLRSGLHCIAESRSGGAVTRSSLRLRLESSVDTPASDAPCPVIMSEDKVEEDNCKVETTINNTDELTETPGIQELLTEEYNETTHTLLDEKHLESVNISSVETIADTEMLQDKPEEGEKVPILPEKQEIVEEDEVVVQVCQENISNTYDEDIHLPESKKELEPMEDHILEVSEDTILLPEESASPKSSEQIEQVPHAPSEAIPQLSTECTPQTVDQISQISQEQVTQMSEEQIYPMSDCETTTMLETSPTHEQVRSTEIVMEDSTLINNNQSETTQVSHENPTDGESQIPEGMEIDSETLQRIHELEVRGEMREAYEEISGCPEEIMYPILDGMEMGTNSTEETETQVVSGQAETARDQQDVNGGNEEEALREANNYVCSEMLECSWSVDPTVNNINNTTRTQEELQVPWPLVAAALDGSVAANITVTTQDECSDTPTTTDATTTQSQQFINADSNVESVNCIQLPVVQGTPFQSENLAIGTPSTSCIMKNFQSQSSPIIAFPQLQSIRFVQTSFHSDQTAAAALNSTSPIAGQLQTQQTTNSQVNIMRTQEEVVQLNTQNNTARSVRTNVTQNPIPNVVPAAAIGVQQNRTQNTIVIQQQASAPAQPRQVVATIQQQQYPGATVAVTSRTSRSNNQGSQRGSRNSNKEQGGGRSRSTTKEPPGAVNLERSYQICQAVIQSSPNRDQLKAHLKPPPSLLARGDGAFTTSKSGGRTITTVKTQKPSQTIQHNKQAQNKTQAVMLRHVFATARQATSAEVPESNTVAQLGSTATGGLGQYILVQRTGVGDSAPRASSAPPLPPQIAGMGVGVHLVRGRPASAGEGSHQAVTLKARGADGRGGGGAEPAAPGMIMGGDPPPPCECNMRGAMVICRQCGAFCHDDCIGPQRICATCLIR, from the exons ATGGACACAGATGTAGAGCTTGGCAAAGGTGAAGGGTGTGAAACCAGTCCAGGTTGCTCTGGCTATTCTAGTATGGTGCACAGTAAAAAGGTTATCAAACATGCACTACGACAGCAGGCCAAGAGACGCAGAAAAAACACTACCATAGCAGCTGGTAATTCTCGTACTCTTCCAAGGATCGTCGTAAAACCGTTGCCACCGCCGCCACCGAATGATCCACCGTCTCCAGTGAACAATGTGCAGCATATTAACACTA CAACTGAAGAGCCTGCTGCCACAATGAGAGAGGTCCTGGCTAGTTTGCCAGGATTTAGTTTGAAGTCTGGGCGTCGACGATCGACAAAGAGACTATCGGCAACTGCACAGCTGGAGGCCGGTCTCGTGGATCTCGAGTCTCCAGCGAGTATTCTAGCCAGCACAAGTTTACGTGCACTTTTAAATAGGCATACCTTCCAGGGTTTGCCACCTTTGTATCAAAGGAAACTTGCACAGCTTTTGCCTGCTGTAGATAGACAG GATGCTGCCACATCCGGATTAAACAATGAATTCTTTGCACGAGCTTGTCTAGAATGGCGTAAACGCTTGGCAGAAGGAGAATTTACTCCCGAAAATCAACAACGATTGAAGATGGAAGCGGAGAGAGATAAGAATAAGTTAGATCCATGGAAAGTGAAACACTTCGAACCAATATGGGGTGAAAAACGTGAACCCAAACTTAGGTCGGGTCTCCACTGTATTGCGGAATCGAGATCTGGTGGAGCTGTAACGCGTTCTAGTTTAAGGCTTCGTTTGGAATCTAGTGTAGATACGCCTGCATCAGATGCTCCTTGCCCTGTTATTATGTCTGAAGACAAAGTAGAGGAAGATAATTGTAAAGTGGAAACTACTATAAATAATACAGATGAGTTGACAGAGACACCGGGCATACAAGAATTATTAACAGAAGAATATAACGAAACAACGCATACATTATTAGACGAGAAACATTTAGAATCTGTAAACATAAGTTCTGTAGAAACAATAGCAGACACTGAGATGCTTCAGGATAAACCAGAGGAAGGAGAGAAAGTCCCTATTCTCCCAGAAAAGCAAGAAATTGTCGAGGAAGACGAAGTAGTTGTACAAGTTTGTCAGGAGAAcatttcaaatacatacgatgaAGACATTCATTTACCCGAAAGTAAAAAGGAGCTCGAACCAATGGAAGATCATATTCTTGAGGTTTCGGAAGACACGATTCTCTTGCCAGAAGAAAGCGCATCACCAAAATCTAGCGAACAAATAGAACAAGTACCTCACGCACCTAGCGAAGCAATACCTCAACTATCAACAGAATGCACGCCTCAGACAGTAGATCAAATATCTCAAATATCGCAGGAACAGGTGACCCAAATGTCCGAAGAACAAATTTATCCAATGTCTGATTGCGAAACAACGACCATGCTCGAAACATCGCCGACGCATGAACAAGTTAGATCGACAGAGATCGTTATGGAAGATTCTACATTGATTAACAACAATCAGAGCGAAACGACTCAGGTTTCCCATGAAAACCCAACAGATGGTGAATCACAAATTCCAGAGGGAATGGAGATTGATAGTGAAACATTGCAACGTATTCACGAATTGGAG GTAAGAGGGGAAATGCGCGAAGCGTATGAAGAGATTTCAGGATGCCCCGAAGAAATAATGTACCCTATTCTTGATGGAATGGAAATGGGAACGAACAGTACAGAGGAAACAGAAACGCAAGTCGTCTCAGGTCAAGCAGAGACCGCTAGAGATCAGCAAGATGTGAATGGCGGAAACGAAGAGGAAGCTCTTAGAGAGGCCAACAATTACGTTTGTTCTGAAATGTTAGAATGTAGTTGGTCAGTAGACCCGACtgttaataacattaataacacGACCAGG ACGCAGGAGGAGCTACAAGTTCCATGGCCATTGGTTGCCGCAGCTTTGGATGGATCAGTGGCCGCAAACATTACCGTGACCACCCAAGACGAATGTAGCGACACGCCAACTACCACTGACGCAACAACAACACAATCTCAACAGTTCATCAATGCCGATTCCAATGTGGAATCGGTTAACTGCATCCAGTTACCAGTGGTTCAAGGGACACCCTTTCAATCCGAGAATCTTGCGATCGGCACACCCAGCACGAGTTGTATAATGAAGAACTTTCAGTCACAGAGTTCGCCGATCATAGCCTTCCCACAGCTGCAGTCTATCAGATTTGTACAAACTAGTTTCCATTCTGATCAAACCGCCGCTGCCGCTTTGAACAGCACGTCCCCAATCGCCGGTCAACTTCAAACTCAACAGACCACCAACTCGCAAGTGAACATAATGAGAACGCAAGAAGAGGTGGTTCAATTGAACACACAAAATAATACCGCAAGAAGTGTCAGAACCAACGTCACGCAAAATCCAATTCCGAATGTCGTACCGGCGGCTGCAATCGGCGTGCAACAGAATCGGACGCAGAATACCATCGTTATACAGCAACAAGCATCGGCACCTGCACAACCTAGGCAGGTTGTAGCGACTATACAACAGCAACAGTATCCTGGAGCAACGGTGGCGGTGACCTCGAGGACGTCACGGTCAAATAATCAAGGCAGCCAAAGGGGTTCTAGGAATAGTAATAAAGAGCAGGGGGGAGGCAGATCTCGTAGCACCACGAAAGAACCACCCGGTGCTGTCAATTTGGAACGCAGCTACCAAATATGCCAAGCG GTCATACAAAGTTCACCGAATAGAGATCAGCTGAAAGCTCACCTAAAACCTCCACCGAGCTTGCTTGCTAGAGGCGACGGTGCATTCACCACTAGTAAGTCCGGTGGTCGTACGATCACGACCGTCAAGACTCAAAAACCGTCTCAAACAATACAACACAATAAACAAGCTCAAAATAAAACGCAAGCTGTTATGCTGAGACACGTTTTTGCCACCGCGCGACAAGCAACATCAGCAGAG GTTCCAGAAAGCAATACCGTAGCACAGTTAGGATCCACGGCGACAGGTGGACTAGGGCAATACATACTTGTACAAAGGACAGGCGTCGGAGACAGTGCACCGAGGGCATCTTCTGCGCCACCATTGCCTCCACAAATAGCTGGGATGGGTGTTGGGGTGCATTTGGTACGTGGTAGACCAGCCAGCGCTGGAGAAGGTTCCCATCAAGCTGTGACCTTGAAAGCAAGGGGTGCCGATGGCAGAGGAGGTGGTGGCGCTGAACCTGCGGCACCCGGTATGATAATGGGTGGCGATCCTCCTCCTCCCTGCGAGTGTAACATGAGGGGTGCAATGGTAATATGCCGGCAGTGTGGCGCCTTTTGTCACGATGACTGCATCGGGCCTCAACGTATTTGCGCTACCTGTCTGATACGTTAA
- the Asx gene encoding transcriptional regulator additional sex combs isoform X3: MDTDVELGKGEGCETSPGCSGYSSMVHSKKVIKHALRQQAKRRRKNTTIAAGNSRTLPRIVVKPLPPPPPNDPPSPVNNVQHINTTTEEPAATMREVLASLPGFSLKSGRRRSTKRLSATAQLEAGLVDLESPASILASTSLRALLNRHTFQGLPPLYQRKLAQLLPAVDRQDAATSGLNNEFFARACLEWRKRLAEGEFTPENQQRLKMEAERDKNKLDPWKVKHFEPIWGEKREPKLRSGLHCIAESRSGGAVTRSSLRLRLESSVDTPASDAPCPVIMSEDKVEEDNCKVETTINNTDELTETPGIQELLTEEYNETTHTLLDEKHLESVNISSVETIADTEMLQDKPEEGEKVPILPEKQEIVEEDEVVVQVCQENISNTYDEDIHLPESKKELEPMEDHILEVSEDTILLPEESASPKSSEQIEQVPHAPSEAIPQLSTECTPQTVDQISQISQEQVTQMSEEQIYPMSDCETTTMLETSPTHEQVRSTEIVMEDSTLINNNQSETTQVSHENPTDGESQIPEGMEIDSETLQRIHELEVRGEMREAYEEISGCPEEIMYPILDGMEMGTNSTEETETQVVSGQAETARDQQDVNGGNEEEALREANNYVCSEMLECSWSVDPTVNNINNTTRTQEELQVPWPLVAAALDGSVAANITVTTQDECSDTPTTTDATTTQSQQFINADSNVESVNCIQLPVVQGTPFQSENLAIGTPSTSCIMKNFQSQSSPIIAFPQLQSIRFVQTSFHSDQTAAAALNSTSPIAGQLQTQQTTNSQVNIMRTQEEVVQLNTQNNTARSVRTNVTQNPIPNVVPAAAIGVQQNRTQNTIVIQQQASAPAQPRQVVATIQQQQYPGATVAVTSRTSRSNNQGSQRGSRNSNKEQGGGRSRSTTKEPPGAVNLERSYQICQAVIQSSPNRDQLKAHLKPPPSLLARGDGAFTTSKSGGRTITTVKTQKPSQTIQHNKQAQNKTQAVMLRHVFATARQATSAEC, encoded by the exons ATGGACACAGATGTAGAGCTTGGCAAAGGTGAAGGGTGTGAAACCAGTCCAGGTTGCTCTGGCTATTCTAGTATGGTGCACAGTAAAAAGGTTATCAAACATGCACTACGACAGCAGGCCAAGAGACGCAGAAAAAACACTACCATAGCAGCTGGTAATTCTCGTACTCTTCCAAGGATCGTCGTAAAACCGTTGCCACCGCCGCCACCGAATGATCCACCGTCTCCAGTGAACAATGTGCAGCATATTAACACTA CAACTGAAGAGCCTGCTGCCACAATGAGAGAGGTCCTGGCTAGTTTGCCAGGATTTAGTTTGAAGTCTGGGCGTCGACGATCGACAAAGAGACTATCGGCAACTGCACAGCTGGAGGCCGGTCTCGTGGATCTCGAGTCTCCAGCGAGTATTCTAGCCAGCACAAGTTTACGTGCACTTTTAAATAGGCATACCTTCCAGGGTTTGCCACCTTTGTATCAAAGGAAACTTGCACAGCTTTTGCCTGCTGTAGATAGACAG GATGCTGCCACATCCGGATTAAACAATGAATTCTTTGCACGAGCTTGTCTAGAATGGCGTAAACGCTTGGCAGAAGGAGAATTTACTCCCGAAAATCAACAACGATTGAAGATGGAAGCGGAGAGAGATAAGAATAAGTTAGATCCATGGAAAGTGAAACACTTCGAACCAATATGGGGTGAAAAACGTGAACCCAAACTTAGGTCGGGTCTCCACTGTATTGCGGAATCGAGATCTGGTGGAGCTGTAACGCGTTCTAGTTTAAGGCTTCGTTTGGAATCTAGTGTAGATACGCCTGCATCAGATGCTCCTTGCCCTGTTATTATGTCTGAAGACAAAGTAGAGGAAGATAATTGTAAAGTGGAAACTACTATAAATAATACAGATGAGTTGACAGAGACACCGGGCATACAAGAATTATTAACAGAAGAATATAACGAAACAACGCATACATTATTAGACGAGAAACATTTAGAATCTGTAAACATAAGTTCTGTAGAAACAATAGCAGACACTGAGATGCTTCAGGATAAACCAGAGGAAGGAGAGAAAGTCCCTATTCTCCCAGAAAAGCAAGAAATTGTCGAGGAAGACGAAGTAGTTGTACAAGTTTGTCAGGAGAAcatttcaaatacatacgatgaAGACATTCATTTACCCGAAAGTAAAAAGGAGCTCGAACCAATGGAAGATCATATTCTTGAGGTTTCGGAAGACACGATTCTCTTGCCAGAAGAAAGCGCATCACCAAAATCTAGCGAACAAATAGAACAAGTACCTCACGCACCTAGCGAAGCAATACCTCAACTATCAACAGAATGCACGCCTCAGACAGTAGATCAAATATCTCAAATATCGCAGGAACAGGTGACCCAAATGTCCGAAGAACAAATTTATCCAATGTCTGATTGCGAAACAACGACCATGCTCGAAACATCGCCGACGCATGAACAAGTTAGATCGACAGAGATCGTTATGGAAGATTCTACATTGATTAACAACAATCAGAGCGAAACGACTCAGGTTTCCCATGAAAACCCAACAGATGGTGAATCACAAATTCCAGAGGGAATGGAGATTGATAGTGAAACATTGCAACGTATTCACGAATTGGAG GTAAGAGGGGAAATGCGCGAAGCGTATGAAGAGATTTCAGGATGCCCCGAAGAAATAATGTACCCTATTCTTGATGGAATGGAAATGGGAACGAACAGTACAGAGGAAACAGAAACGCAAGTCGTCTCAGGTCAAGCAGAGACCGCTAGAGATCAGCAAGATGTGAATGGCGGAAACGAAGAGGAAGCTCTTAGAGAGGCCAACAATTACGTTTGTTCTGAAATGTTAGAATGTAGTTGGTCAGTAGACCCGACtgttaataacattaataacacGACCAGG ACGCAGGAGGAGCTACAAGTTCCATGGCCATTGGTTGCCGCAGCTTTGGATGGATCAGTGGCCGCAAACATTACCGTGACCACCCAAGACGAATGTAGCGACACGCCAACTACCACTGACGCAACAACAACACAATCTCAACAGTTCATCAATGCCGATTCCAATGTGGAATCGGTTAACTGCATCCAGTTACCAGTGGTTCAAGGGACACCCTTTCAATCCGAGAATCTTGCGATCGGCACACCCAGCACGAGTTGTATAATGAAGAACTTTCAGTCACAGAGTTCGCCGATCATAGCCTTCCCACAGCTGCAGTCTATCAGATTTGTACAAACTAGTTTCCATTCTGATCAAACCGCCGCTGCCGCTTTGAACAGCACGTCCCCAATCGCCGGTCAACTTCAAACTCAACAGACCACCAACTCGCAAGTGAACATAATGAGAACGCAAGAAGAGGTGGTTCAATTGAACACACAAAATAATACCGCAAGAAGTGTCAGAACCAACGTCACGCAAAATCCAATTCCGAATGTCGTACCGGCGGCTGCAATCGGCGTGCAACAGAATCGGACGCAGAATACCATCGTTATACAGCAACAAGCATCGGCACCTGCACAACCTAGGCAGGTTGTAGCGACTATACAACAGCAACAGTATCCTGGAGCAACGGTGGCGGTGACCTCGAGGACGTCACGGTCAAATAATCAAGGCAGCCAAAGGGGTTCTAGGAATAGTAATAAAGAGCAGGGGGGAGGCAGATCTCGTAGCACCACGAAAGAACCACCCGGTGCTGTCAATTTGGAACGCAGCTACCAAATATGCCAAGCG GTCATACAAAGTTCACCGAATAGAGATCAGCTGAAAGCTCACCTAAAACCTCCACCGAGCTTGCTTGCTAGAGGCGACGGTGCATTCACCACTAGTAAGTCCGGTGGTCGTACGATCACGACCGTCAAGACTCAAAAACCGTCTCAAACAATACAACACAATAAACAAGCTCAAAATAAAACGCAAGCTGTTATGCTGAGACACGTTTTTGCCACCGCGCGACAAGCAACATCAGCAGAG TGCTAA
- the Asx gene encoding transcriptional regulator additional sex combs isoform X2, with amino-acid sequence MVHSKKVIKHALRQQAKRRRKNTTIAAGNSRTLPRIVVKPLPPPPPNDPPSPVNNVQHINTTTEEPAATMREVLASLPGFSLKSGRRRSTKRLSATAQLEAGLVDLESPASILASTSLRALLNRHTFQGLPPLYQRKLAQLLPAVDRQDAATSGLNNEFFARACLEWRKRLAEGEFTPENQQRLKMEAERDKNKLDPWKVKHFEPIWGEKREPKLRSGLHCIAESRSGGAVTRSSLRLRLESSVDTPASDAPCPVIMSEDKVEEDNCKVETTINNTDELTETPGIQELLTEEYNETTHTLLDEKHLESVNISSVETIADTEMLQDKPEEGEKVPILPEKQEIVEEDEVVVQVCQENISNTYDEDIHLPESKKELEPMEDHILEVSEDTILLPEESASPKSSEQIEQVPHAPSEAIPQLSTECTPQTVDQISQISQEQVTQMSEEQIYPMSDCETTTMLETSPTHEQVRSTEIVMEDSTLINNNQSETTQVSHENPTDGESQIPEGMEIDSETLQRIHELEVRGEMREAYEEISGCPEEIMYPILDGMEMGTNSTEETETQVVSGQAETARDQQDVNGGNEEEALREANNYVCSEMLECSWSVDPTVNNINNTTRTQEELQVPWPLVAAALDGSVAANITVTTQDECSDTPTTTDATTTQSQQFINADSNVESVNCIQLPVVQGTPFQSENLAIGTPSTSCIMKNFQSQSSPIIAFPQLQSIRFVQTSFHSDQTAAAALNSTSPIAGQLQTQQTTNSQVNIMRTQEEVVQLNTQNNTARSVRTNVTQNPIPNVVPAAAIGVQQNRTQNTIVIQQQASAPAQPRQVVATIQQQQYPGATVAVTSRTSRSNNQGSQRGSRNSNKEQGGGRSRSTTKEPPGAVNLERSYQICQAVIQSSPNRDQLKAHLKPPPSLLARGDGAFTTSKSGGRTITTVKTQKPSQTIQHNKQAQNKTQAVMLRHVFATARQATSAEVPESNTVAQLGSTATGGLGQYILVQRTGVGDSAPRASSAPPLPPQIAGMGVGVHLVRGRPASAGEGSHQAVTLKARGADGRGGGGAEPAAPGMIMGGDPPPPCECNMRGAMVICRQCGAFCHDDCIGPQRICATCLIR; translated from the exons ATGGTGCACAGTAAAAAGGTTATCAAACATGCACTACGACAGCAGGCCAAGAGACGCAGAAAAAACACTACCATAGCAGCTGGTAATTCTCGTACTCTTCCAAGGATCGTCGTAAAACCGTTGCCACCGCCGCCACCGAATGATCCACCGTCTCCAGTGAACAATGTGCAGCATATTAACACTA CAACTGAAGAGCCTGCTGCCACAATGAGAGAGGTCCTGGCTAGTTTGCCAGGATTTAGTTTGAAGTCTGGGCGTCGACGATCGACAAAGAGACTATCGGCAACTGCACAGCTGGAGGCCGGTCTCGTGGATCTCGAGTCTCCAGCGAGTATTCTAGCCAGCACAAGTTTACGTGCACTTTTAAATAGGCATACCTTCCAGGGTTTGCCACCTTTGTATCAAAGGAAACTTGCACAGCTTTTGCCTGCTGTAGATAGACAG GATGCTGCCACATCCGGATTAAACAATGAATTCTTTGCACGAGCTTGTCTAGAATGGCGTAAACGCTTGGCAGAAGGAGAATTTACTCCCGAAAATCAACAACGATTGAAGATGGAAGCGGAGAGAGATAAGAATAAGTTAGATCCATGGAAAGTGAAACACTTCGAACCAATATGGGGTGAAAAACGTGAACCCAAACTTAGGTCGGGTCTCCACTGTATTGCGGAATCGAGATCTGGTGGAGCTGTAACGCGTTCTAGTTTAAGGCTTCGTTTGGAATCTAGTGTAGATACGCCTGCATCAGATGCTCCTTGCCCTGTTATTATGTCTGAAGACAAAGTAGAGGAAGATAATTGTAAAGTGGAAACTACTATAAATAATACAGATGAGTTGACAGAGACACCGGGCATACAAGAATTATTAACAGAAGAATATAACGAAACAACGCATACATTATTAGACGAGAAACATTTAGAATCTGTAAACATAAGTTCTGTAGAAACAATAGCAGACACTGAGATGCTTCAGGATAAACCAGAGGAAGGAGAGAAAGTCCCTATTCTCCCAGAAAAGCAAGAAATTGTCGAGGAAGACGAAGTAGTTGTACAAGTTTGTCAGGAGAAcatttcaaatacatacgatgaAGACATTCATTTACCCGAAAGTAAAAAGGAGCTCGAACCAATGGAAGATCATATTCTTGAGGTTTCGGAAGACACGATTCTCTTGCCAGAAGAAAGCGCATCACCAAAATCTAGCGAACAAATAGAACAAGTACCTCACGCACCTAGCGAAGCAATACCTCAACTATCAACAGAATGCACGCCTCAGACAGTAGATCAAATATCTCAAATATCGCAGGAACAGGTGACCCAAATGTCCGAAGAACAAATTTATCCAATGTCTGATTGCGAAACAACGACCATGCTCGAAACATCGCCGACGCATGAACAAGTTAGATCGACAGAGATCGTTATGGAAGATTCTACATTGATTAACAACAATCAGAGCGAAACGACTCAGGTTTCCCATGAAAACCCAACAGATGGTGAATCACAAATTCCAGAGGGAATGGAGATTGATAGTGAAACATTGCAACGTATTCACGAATTGGAG GTAAGAGGGGAAATGCGCGAAGCGTATGAAGAGATTTCAGGATGCCCCGAAGAAATAATGTACCCTATTCTTGATGGAATGGAAATGGGAACGAACAGTACAGAGGAAACAGAAACGCAAGTCGTCTCAGGTCAAGCAGAGACCGCTAGAGATCAGCAAGATGTGAATGGCGGAAACGAAGAGGAAGCTCTTAGAGAGGCCAACAATTACGTTTGTTCTGAAATGTTAGAATGTAGTTGGTCAGTAGACCCGACtgttaataacattaataacacGACCAGG ACGCAGGAGGAGCTACAAGTTCCATGGCCATTGGTTGCCGCAGCTTTGGATGGATCAGTGGCCGCAAACATTACCGTGACCACCCAAGACGAATGTAGCGACACGCCAACTACCACTGACGCAACAACAACACAATCTCAACAGTTCATCAATGCCGATTCCAATGTGGAATCGGTTAACTGCATCCAGTTACCAGTGGTTCAAGGGACACCCTTTCAATCCGAGAATCTTGCGATCGGCACACCCAGCACGAGTTGTATAATGAAGAACTTTCAGTCACAGAGTTCGCCGATCATAGCCTTCCCACAGCTGCAGTCTATCAGATTTGTACAAACTAGTTTCCATTCTGATCAAACCGCCGCTGCCGCTTTGAACAGCACGTCCCCAATCGCCGGTCAACTTCAAACTCAACAGACCACCAACTCGCAAGTGAACATAATGAGAACGCAAGAAGAGGTGGTTCAATTGAACACACAAAATAATACCGCAAGAAGTGTCAGAACCAACGTCACGCAAAATCCAATTCCGAATGTCGTACCGGCGGCTGCAATCGGCGTGCAACAGAATCGGACGCAGAATACCATCGTTATACAGCAACAAGCATCGGCACCTGCACAACCTAGGCAGGTTGTAGCGACTATACAACAGCAACAGTATCCTGGAGCAACGGTGGCGGTGACCTCGAGGACGTCACGGTCAAATAATCAAGGCAGCCAAAGGGGTTCTAGGAATAGTAATAAAGAGCAGGGGGGAGGCAGATCTCGTAGCACCACGAAAGAACCACCCGGTGCTGTCAATTTGGAACGCAGCTACCAAATATGCCAAGCG GTCATACAAAGTTCACCGAATAGAGATCAGCTGAAAGCTCACCTAAAACCTCCACCGAGCTTGCTTGCTAGAGGCGACGGTGCATTCACCACTAGTAAGTCCGGTGGTCGTACGATCACGACCGTCAAGACTCAAAAACCGTCTCAAACAATACAACACAATAAACAAGCTCAAAATAAAACGCAAGCTGTTATGCTGAGACACGTTTTTGCCACCGCGCGACAAGCAACATCAGCAGAG GTTCCAGAAAGCAATACCGTAGCACAGTTAGGATCCACGGCGACAGGTGGACTAGGGCAATACATACTTGTACAAAGGACAGGCGTCGGAGACAGTGCACCGAGGGCATCTTCTGCGCCACCATTGCCTCCACAAATAGCTGGGATGGGTGTTGGGGTGCATTTGGTACGTGGTAGACCAGCCAGCGCTGGAGAAGGTTCCCATCAAGCTGTGACCTTGAAAGCAAGGGGTGCCGATGGCAGAGGAGGTGGTGGCGCTGAACCTGCGGCACCCGGTATGATAATGGGTGGCGATCCTCCTCCTCCCTGCGAGTGTAACATGAGGGGTGCAATGGTAATATGCCGGCAGTGTGGCGCCTTTTGTCACGATGACTGCATCGGGCCTCAACGTATTTGCGCTACCTGTCTGATACGTTAA